The Wansuia hejianensis genomic interval CTTACTGCCCCGCTGCTATCTGTGCAAACATTCCGGCAATATCTTTGCATCCTTCCTGTATGAACTGTATCGCCCTGGACGGATGCACTCTTCCCTGTCCAGTCAGCAGGTAGGGAAGTTCGTATCCCCATCGGACTCCCGCTTCCTTCATTGGAATCAGATGCTTTTCTATGAATTCCAGAATCGGAAGCTCCTGTAGCTGTTTATCCTTCAGGTATCCCACCAGCATTTCCATAGAACAGTTGCCGGCCCCCCTTCCCATTCCATCACAAGTTGCGTCTGCAAATCCTGCCCCGCAGCGAATCGCTTCTATCGTATTCGCAAAGGCAAGCTGCTGATTGTTATGGGCGTGAACTCCCAGTCGTTTTCCCTTTTTCTCTGCATATCCGAGATACAGGGCGGACAGGTTCCGGATCTGTTCCGGATAGAAGGCTCCAAAGCTGTCCACCAGGTAAATCACATCTGCAGGACTGTCACAGAGTTTCCCGAGGAATTCATGGATCACCGCTTCTGTGTCACTCGATACCGCCATGATATTAACAGAGGTCTCATAGCCCTTTTCATGACAGTCCTCAAGCAGCTCTAAAGCTTCGGGAATTGTGGAGCTGTAAGTTGCAATCCGTATCATATCAATTACGCTGTCTTTGCGCGCCAGTATGCTGCTCGGCTCTGTTCTTCCCACATCCGCCATCACAGATATTTTCATCTTGGATGAATTGTCTCCTACAACCTGGCGGATATCTTCTTCACGGCAGAATTTCCATTTTCCGAAATCTTTCCGATTGAACTGTTTTTCCGACGCCTTATATCCAAATTCCATATAATCAACGCCGGCCTCTAAATTTGTCTGATACAGATCCCGCACTAATTCATCGCTGAAAAAGAATCGGTTCACCAGTCCTCCGTCTCGTAATGTACAGTCTAAAATCTCGGGTTTCATTATTTTTTCCTCCTTTTCTTTTTTCTGCCGCATTCCTGCACCGCCTATTATTTCGCGTCCGGCAGAGGATGCGCCTTGTGTTTCTGGAAATCCTTCCGTTCACAGACATACAAAAAGGCCGATGCCTGCTGGATGCAAGCATCGACCCATATGATTCTTCTTCTCTGTCTGATTTATAAACAGTTTGGAATTCTCAGGATCTGCGCACCGCAACAAGCCGGTACAAATTCTTTGCGCCAGCCGTAAAAATAAAAGTATGCAGATGTTAAACTGAGATTTCTGTTAGACATAATCGTGTCCCTCTTAACTGTTTTCTGTATTATATGATTTTTCATATCATTTGTCAATGAGCATTTTCATTTCTTAGCTGTAAGCCTCTGTTGCCTGCTTAACCTGCTGACACGCCTCACCATCTCAGCCCGCTGACAGCCGCGCCACTGACCGGTGAAATAATTTTTCAAAAACCAGGCCATAGACAGCGCCTATTGCATTATTAAGCATCCTGAAAAAAACCGCTCCCGGAAGCCCCAGGATTCCCACTGCGATTGACATAGCCCCCAGCGAATTAAAGACCGCCTGCCATCCGTAGCTCACGGAAAGGCCCACTCCGATGCCCCCGATGATTCCGATGCAGGAATAAACTGTTTCAGGAAAAAAGCTATAGATGATGAGAAAAAGAAGCCCCCCGGCAATGTTACCGGGAATTCTGCCTTTCACCCGCTTTTTCAAGTCTGTGTCAAAGGGCACCATCACCGACATGGCGGCAATCCCCGTCCACATCGCCCTCGGCAGGCGCAGCGCTCCAGCCAGTAAAAGCACAGAGGCGACTCCGAGAGTGACCGTCAGCTGCCATCTCGTCCTGGTGGACGCGGGATCAAACTCCTGCAGCAGACTCCGGAAATCTCTCTTATACACCTGGTTCCGGTGATTCCTGCAATATACCAGCACCGTCAGCACGGCGCCGGCACCTATTCCCGCCAGCCGCATGAGATATGCACGTCCGGTCACATCATACCCATATAACAGCAAATAGCCCAACACCAATGTAGACTGATTAGACATGACAACATTGTGGCATCCCAGAAATGTCAGCCCGAAAATGCACAGAACATGCACCAGAAACTCCCCGAACAGCCCGCTCGCGTTCGCAAGCTTCGGCCCGAACGCCAGTATCCCGAAGATCAAAATCAGCGAAACCGCCCCATGGGACGTCCGTATCCCCAGATCCGCATTCCGGAATACCATAACGCACAGCAGAACCACCACGCCCACAATGCTGTTCTCTCCTCCGAAAACAGTGCTGAAAGCGATCACAAAAGCCATACAGAAGGCAAGCGTGATCACTATCTTCAGCAGATAGATAAGCGTATGGCGCAGTTTTTCCCGGCGGCTCTCCGCATGTCTGATTAAGTTTTTCGATCCAGCCTGATTTAGCTGAAGTTCCTGATAAAATGTCATATACAAATACCTCCTTCATCATTTCCAGATCAGGGAGGCATTATACCCTTAACCGCGGCAATTGTCAATTGTATCAGACGGCAGCCGTCTATTCCCGGCCTTTGGCCGCTGCCGGCCACAGAATGAACAGTAAACAATCACTTCTTTCCAGGCCCCGGCGTCCCATTGGCATAATCCTGCTGAAAACAGGTTCTGTACCAGACAAGGAACATATAGATCGTCCAGATCTTCCTGCTGGTGTCCTCTTTCTGATGGTAATGGCGGTCAAGAATTTTTACCAGCTCGCCGGTATTGAAATATTTCGCGGCAGCGTCGGAGGTGAATTCTTTTTTTACAATGTTATAATATTTCTCTTCCCGCAGCCACACACGGATCGGCACCGGAAATCCCAGCTTCGGCTTCTCCGCCGTCGCCGTGGGCAGATGGCGTTCCGCCGCCTTGCGCATGGCGTATTTTGTGGTACCATTGGCAACTCTCAGTTTTCTCGGGACCGTCGCCGCAACCCTGAAGACTTCCTTATCCAGGAAGGGAACACGCAGCTCCAGGGAATTCGCCATACTCATGCGGTCCGCTTTCAGCAGGATATCCCCCACCATCCAGAGATTAATATCCAGATACTGCATTTTCGTCACATCATCGTAATCCTTTACACGGTCATAGAACGGCCTGCAGGTCCGGCTGGGGTCTGTGGCCAGCTCGGGACGCTTCAGCAGCCGCTTTTTCTCCTTCTGATTATACATGGACGCATTGCCGATAAATACTTCCTCCAGAGGCTTTGACGCCCGGATCAGGAAATCCCTGCCGCGGAAATGCGGCAGGTGGGACATCAGCGCCCCCACCGCACGGCGTATAAAAAGCGGAACAATCTTCTGATATTTAGAGTTGGAATCCGGCATGTGGTAAATCCGGTATCCTCCGAACAGCTCGTCCGCGCCTTCTCCGGAAAGCACCACCTTCACCTGCTCGCTGGCCAGCCTGGACACAAAATACAGAGCGATACAGGCCGGGTCTGCCAGCGGCTGATCCATAAAATACTGCACGCCTGACAGCGCATTCCAGAATTCATCAGCCGTTATCAGGTGCTTGTAGTGATCCAGCTGCTTTTCCTTCGCCACTCCCTCGGCCCAGCTGGTCTCATTATAACGCTCGTCTTCCCCGAATCCTACCGTAAAGGCCTTCTGCCCTGAAAAGTAGGAAGCCACCCAGCTGGAATCTACCCCGCTGGACAGAAAGCAGCCCACTTCCACGTCGCTGATCTTATGGGCTTCTACGGAATTCTCAAACACCTTCTCAATTTTGTCAACCGCTTCCTCTTCCGTCATGGATTCATCGGGATGGAACCTGGGCTCCCAGTACCTGTGGATGCTGACCTCCCCATTCCGGTACCAGAGGTAATGTGCTGGCAGCAGGCATTGAATCCCCTGGTAAAAAGTCTCCGGCGGAACCACATACTGGAAAGACAGGTAGTTGTCCAGCGCATGCTCGTTAAATTTCTTCTCAAAGCCCGGGAATGCCAGCAGGCTTTTGATCTCAGAACCGTACACAAAATGGCCGTTCACATTCATATAATGCATCGGCTTGATCCCAAAGAAATCCCTCACCAGAAACACGGAACCGTCTTTTTTATTATAGATCGCAAATCCAAACATGCCTCTCAGACGGTCCAGCATCTTCTCGCCCCACTCTTCAAACCCATGGACCAGCACCTCTGAATCCGTTTTCGTATAGAACGTGTGGCCTTTTTCTATCAGCTCCTCCCGCAGTTCCTGGTAGTTATAGATTTCCCCGTTAAAATTCAGGACCAGCGTCCTGTCCTCATTATAAACAGGCTGGTCACCGGCCTGAAGGTCGATGATGCTCAGCCTGCGAAATCCCATATTAATTTTGTCGTCCCGATAAAATCCGTCGCTGTCCGGGCCTCTGTGGGTAATCAGCTCTGTCATCCTCCGGATGACGTCCCCGTCATTCTCAAACGTACCTGTAAATCCGCAAATTCCGCACATATCGTATCCTCTGCATTCCTCAATTTGTTATCTGATTTCTCTATATTAGTATAACAAATCTGATTTGTCAAATACGTCATATCGGACAAAACTTGCGGCACCATTCCGGAAGAGGCGCTTCAATCAACAGGCGTTTTCCGGTAAATGGCTGCGACAGTTCCAGTTTCCAGGCGTGCAGAGAAGCGCAGCCGGGATCATCGGCACTGCTATTCCCTGTTCCATAGAGAGGATCACCCACCAGGGGATGGCCTGCGGAAGCCATGTGCACTCTGATCTGGTGGGTTCTTCCATGCTCGATCTGTACCTGCACCAACGACTGGCCGTCTTCCTCCTCTACCACCTGATACCAGGTCTTCGCGCTCTTTCCGGCACCGTCCGTCCTCATCTTCATGAGGCTTTCGCCATTCCGGGCGATGGGTTTCTCAATACAGCCTCTGGAAGGGCGAAGCTTCCCTTCTACCAGGGCGAGATACGTTTTCTTCATAATCCCCCTTTCCCTCTGACGGGCCAGAAGGGCCGCAGCCTCCGCATTCTTTGCGAACACCACGATGCCGGAAGTGTCCTTATCCAGCCGGCCGATGATGCGCACCGTCCAGTTCTCCCTCCGTTCCCGTCCATAGGCGGCCGCCTGGTTGGCCAGCGTATCCTGATAATGCCCGTGGGAGGGATGGCACACAAGGCCGGAAGGCTTGCGCACAATCAGGAGGTCAGCGTCTTCATAGAGAATATAGAGCTTTTGCCGGCCGGAATCCGTCTCCAGCTGTAACGCATCTTTCCCACAGGATTCCAGCAGGATTTCCAGGTACTCGCCCTCGCGCAGCCGTTTGGTGACCCTCTGCCTCACATCGTCCACACGAATTCCATCCTCCCGGAATTTCAGTCGGCTGATCTGCTTTTTTGAAAATTCCAGGTTTTTCTTTAAGTATTGTTCAACAGTCAGGTTTTCATCCTTTTTTTCTATCCGAATCCGTAATATCCGATCTCCCATAGCTTTTATTTATCCTTTATGATTCTGTAATACATTTTCGCAGTCACACCATACACCGCCACATAAAATACTGCAAACACCAGATAGCAGACCACATTGCAGCCCAGGAACAACGGCACATTCACCATGTTCAGCAG includes:
- a CDS encoding aldolase catalytic domain-containing protein, translated to MKPEILDCTLRDGGLVNRFFFSDELVRDLYQTNLEAGVDYMEFGYKASEKQFNRKDFGKWKFCREEDIRQVVGDNSSKMKISVMADVGRTEPSSILARKDSVIDMIRIATYSSTIPEALELLEDCHEKGYETSVNIMAVSSDTEAVIHEFLGKLCDSPADVIYLVDSFGAFYPEQIRNLSALYLGYAEKKGKRLGVHAHNNQQLAFANTIEAIRCGAGFADATCDGMGRGAGNCSMEMLVGYLKDKQLQELPILEFIEKHLIPMKEAGVRWGYELPYLLTGQGRVHPSRAIQFIQEGCKDIAGMFAQIAAGQ
- a CDS encoding FUSC family protein, whose product is MTFYQELQLNQAGSKNLIRHAESRREKLRHTLIYLLKIVITLAFCMAFVIAFSTVFGGENSIVGVVVLLCVMVFRNADLGIRTSHGAVSLILIFGILAFGPKLANASGLFGEFLVHVLCIFGLTFLGCHNVVMSNQSTLVLGYLLLYGYDVTGRAYLMRLAGIGAGAVLTVLVYCRNHRNQVYKRDFRSLLQEFDPASTRTRWQLTVTLGVASVLLLAGALRLPRAMWTGIAAMSVMVPFDTDLKKRVKGRIPGNIAGGLLFLIIYSFFPETVYSCIGIIGGIGVGLSVSYGWQAVFNSLGAMSIAVGILGLPGAVFFRMLNNAIGAVYGLVFEKLFHRSVARLSAG
- the asnB gene encoding asparagine synthase (glutamine-hydrolyzing) → MCGICGFTGTFENDGDVIRRMTELITHRGPDSDGFYRDDKINMGFRRLSIIDLQAGDQPVYNEDRTLVLNFNGEIYNYQELREELIEKGHTFYTKTDSEVLVHGFEEWGEKMLDRLRGMFGFAIYNKKDGSVFLVRDFFGIKPMHYMNVNGHFVYGSEIKSLLAFPGFEKKFNEHALDNYLSFQYVVPPETFYQGIQCLLPAHYLWYRNGEVSIHRYWEPRFHPDESMTEEEAVDKIEKVFENSVEAHKISDVEVGCFLSSGVDSSWVASYFSGQKAFTVGFGEDERYNETSWAEGVAKEKQLDHYKHLITADEFWNALSGVQYFMDQPLADPACIALYFVSRLASEQVKVVLSGEGADELFGGYRIYHMPDSNSKYQKIVPLFIRRAVGALMSHLPHFRGRDFLIRASKPLEEVFIGNASMYNQKEKKRLLKRPELATDPSRTCRPFYDRVKDYDDVTKMQYLDINLWMVGDILLKADRMSMANSLELRVPFLDKEVFRVAATVPRKLRVANGTTKYAMRKAAERHLPTATAEKPKLGFPVPIRVWLREEKYYNIVKKEFTSDAAAKYFNTGELVKILDRHYHQKEDTSRKIWTIYMFLVWYRTCFQQDYANGTPGPGKK
- a CDS encoding RluA family pseudouridine synthase, translated to MGDRILRIRIEKKDENLTVEQYLKKNLEFSKKQISRLKFREDGIRVDDVRQRVTKRLREGEYLEILLESCGKDALQLETDSGRQKLYILYEDADLLIVRKPSGLVCHPSHGHYQDTLANQAAAYGRERRENWTVRIIGRLDKDTSGIVVFAKNAEAAALLARQRERGIMKKTYLALVEGKLRPSRGCIEKPIARNGESLMKMRTDGAGKSAKTWYQVVEEEDGQSLVQVQIEHGRTHQIRVHMASAGHPLVGDPLYGTGNSSADDPGCASLHAWKLELSQPFTGKRLLIEAPLPEWCRKFCPI